The following are encoded together in the Clostridium sp. BJN0013 genome:
- a CDS encoding IS1182 family transposase has protein sequence MIKVQQQFVMSKYQGLYELIIPKDHFLRQLNDLVDFSFIYDELLNNYSVDMGRGAKDPIMLFKYLILKTTYELSDEDVVERTLYDMSFKYFLNLAPEEADLIHPSTLTKFRKLRLKDTNMLDLLIKKTVEIAIAKGVLASRTLIVDSTHTKARYNQKSAQEVLLERAKSLRKEIYAVNSEIKEKFPQKVTGDKIKDIIRYCQDLINVVEPTPELVIYEKIKERLNYLNEAIEDDLEQLALSKDEDARVGHKTADSSFFGYKTHIAMSEERIITGATITTGEKSDGKELQELIEKSQNTGMTVDEIIGDTAYSEKGNLEYAKENQIKLISKLNPIISCGSRTKEEEFQFNKDAGMFICPAGHIAIRKARQGKKNHNKNQVTTYYFDVNKCKCCSRGEGCYKEGCKSKTYSVSIKSDIHKDQMAFQETEYFKERARQRYMIEAKNSELKHQHGYDMALSSGLINMQMQGALTIFTVNIKRIIKLLTEQ, from the coding sequence ATGATAAAGGTGCAGCAACAATTTGTAATGAGTAAGTATCAAGGACTATATGAATTGATTATTCCAAAGGACCATTTTCTAAGACAACTCAATGATTTGGTTGATTTCTCATTCATATACGATGAACTACTCAATAATTACAGTGTTGACATGGGGCGTGGTGCCAAGGATCCCATCATGCTGTTTAAATACCTTATATTGAAGACAACCTATGAACTTTCCGATGAAGACGTAGTTGAAAGAACACTTTATGACATGTCATTTAAATACTTTCTGAATCTTGCACCTGAGGAAGCTGATCTGATTCATCCAAGTACATTAACAAAATTTAGAAAGCTGCGCTTGAAAGATACGAATATGCTTGATTTATTAATCAAGAAAACAGTTGAAATTGCAATTGCTAAGGGAGTTTTAGCCAGTAGAACTCTTATAGTTGATTCCACACATACCAAAGCAAGATATAACCAGAAGTCTGCTCAGGAAGTGCTATTGGAACGGGCAAAGTCTTTGAGGAAGGAAATCTACGCAGTTAACAGTGAGATAAAAGAAAAGTTTCCTCAAAAGGTTACAGGTGATAAGATTAAAGATATTATAAGATACTGCCAAGATTTAATCAATGTTGTTGAACCTACACCTGAGCTTGTGATATATGAGAAGATTAAAGAACGACTCAATTATTTAAACGAGGCCATCGAAGATGACCTGGAGCAGTTAGCGCTTTCAAAGGATGAAGATGCCCGAGTAGGGCATAAGACAGCCGATTCTTCATTTTTTGGGTACAAAACACACATTGCAATGAGTGAAGAACGCATAATTACAGGAGCTACTATTACTACCGGAGAAAAATCCGATGGTAAAGAACTTCAAGAGTTAATTGAAAAAAGTCAAAACACAGGCATGACAGTTGATGAGATAATTGGTGATACTGCTTATTCGGAAAAAGGAAATTTAGAGTATGCCAAAGAAAATCAAATCAAGTTGATTTCAAAACTTAATCCAATAATTTCATGTGGATCTCGTACGAAAGAGGAAGAATTCCAATTCAACAAGGATGCTGGAATGTTTATTTGCCCTGCCGGTCATATAGCCATAAGAAAAGCCCGTCAGGGTAAGAAAAATCATAATAAAAATCAAGTTACTACATACTATTTTGATGTTAATAAATGCAAATGCTGTTCTCGAGGAGAAGGATGTTACAAAGAAGGTTGCAAGTCCAAGACCTATTCTGTATCTATAAAGTCTGATATTCATAAAGATCAAATGGCTTTTCAAGAAACAGAATACTTTAAGGAACGAGCAAGACAACGATATATGATTGAAGCTAAGAACAGTGAACTTAAACACCAGCACGGCTATGATATGGCATTATCGTCGGGCTTAATTAACATGCAAATGCAAGGTGCACTTACAATATTCACTGTTAATATCAAGAGAATCATAAAGCTCCTAACGGAGCAATAA
- a CDS encoding cold-shock protein yields the protein MTGTVKWFNENKGFGFITGEDGKDVFVHFSQINSEGYKTLDEGQKVSFDKVNGQKGPQAENITVL from the coding sequence ATGACAGGTACGGTTAAATGGTTTAATGAGAACAAAGGATTTGGATTTATTACAGGAGAAGATGGAAAAGATGTTTTTGTACACTTTTCTCAAATAAATTCAGAAGGCTATAAAACACTTGATGAAGGTCAAAAAGTTTCCTTTGATAAAGTGAATGGACAAAAAGGACCACAAGCAGAAAATATTACTGTTCTTTAA
- a CDS encoding DUF421 domain-containing protein, with protein sequence MTRKIIEIILRSVSTYIILLTLGRIIGRKLISRITFYDFIVGVALGSIAVRIALGSQESPFLATISVIVITILVVITDYLSIKSFKFRTLVDGKPVVLISNGKVLDYNLKKVKIAINELMMQLREKDIFNIEDVEFAVIENDGELTVLPKTNKQPITAGDLNISINYTGLTSDIIIDGKIMYDNLKSTNHDEEWIREQLKTHNICDVKEVFYAGVNAAGILYVSTKTKK encoded by the coding sequence ATGACAAGAAAAATTATAGAAATAATTCTTAGGAGTGTTTCTACTTACATTATTCTATTAACCTTAGGAAGAATAATTGGAAGAAAATTGATATCAAGGATAACATTTTATGATTTTATAGTTGGAGTTGCACTTGGGTCTATTGCAGTAAGAATAGCATTAGGTTCACAAGAATCACCATTTTTAGCTACAATTTCAGTAATTGTTATTACTATATTAGTTGTTATTACAGATTATTTAAGTATTAAAAGTTTTAAATTTAGAACTTTAGTAGATGGAAAGCCTGTAGTATTAATAAGTAATGGGAAAGTATTGGATTATAATTTAAAAAAAGTGAAAATTGCAATAAATGAACTAATGATGCAGTTAAGAGAAAAAGATATATTTAATATAGAAGATGTAGAATTTGCAGTTATAGAAAATGATGGAGAACTAACTGTACTTCCTAAAACAAATAAGCAACCAATAACAGCTGGTGATTTAAATATTTCAATAAACTATACTGGTTTGACGAGTGATATAATTATCGATGGCAAAATAATGTATGATAATTTAAAATCAACTAATCATGATGAGGAATGGATTAGAGAACAGCTCAAGACTCATAATATTTGTGATGTGAAAGAAGTTTTCTATGCTGGCGTAAATGCTGCAGGAATTTTATATGTTTCAACAAAAACAAAGAAATAA